One window from the genome of Malacoplasma penetrans HF-2 encodes:
- a CDS encoding DEAD/DEAH box helicase family protein, whose product MSNNYFQKQTNKIGKIYAYYDYRNNKEMKVGYTTRENPEDRIKEQFPVSAPVKKPFTMFFAKNAIRNDGTTFTDIEIHNALSRLGVQRKNGEWFDYNPEILNKAFFEVKHNKLNFEVNRTKDFSLREEQKEAIRVTKNYFLKNANEKYCKFLWNAKMRFGKTFTAYKFIQEMEYKNVLIVSFKPTVKTAWREDLQSHIDFENYIFINNLDKDETFKTLQKNSGKNIVCFSSFQDLLGKNKYGGIKVKNQWIHNNKWDLIIIDEYHFGAWRERSKDLFNEKDDDFYNSIEIMDALGIEQFPIKSKRYLYLSGTPFRAISNGEFLEDQIFNWTYTDEQSKKEQYKNDENNPYRCMPKMIMLTYKLPDNLREVALKGEFDEFSLNEFFSAKFNERNKKYEFIHGDQVNQFLNFLTGKHTIYLNERLKARDKQAPMPFLDEILLNNLSHTFWLLPNVASCYAMYDLLRETIEFKKYKIILAAGGKSKSGESLIEEIHKNMENPIETKTITLSCQKLTTGVTIRPWSGIFMLRSLKSPETYFQAAFRVQNSWTFKDDYNEVSKEENYKKECYIFDFDPNRALKQVVEYSQNLNTSNKVSTESKVKDFIKFLPILAYSSDTNIMEEVDAVKILDYTITNITYNMLVRKWESAMLVNVDNDTLKRIVSNKQALDILSKLEDFRNLNKDISIIISKSEQIKKLKTKSTESELTKEEKKLLSNDKKDEQSKRREVQKKLIKFATRIPIFMYLTDYREETLKDVITELEPDFFEKVTGLTIKDFDFLVSLNIFNEKIMNDAIWSFRRYEDSSLKYTGILKNKSEKIGLFNTKIVYYEDN is encoded by the coding sequence ATGAGTAATAATTATTTTCAAAAACAAACAAATAAAATTGGGAAAATATATGCTTACTATGATTATAGAAACAATAAAGAAATGAAGGTAGGTTACACAACAAGAGAGAATCCAGAAGATAGAATAAAGGAACAATTTCCTGTGAGTGCACCAGTAAAAAAACCATTTACTATGTTTTTTGCAAAAAATGCAATTAGAAATGATGGAACAACTTTCACTGACATTGAAATTCATAATGCTTTATCTCGCTTAGGGGTTCAGAGAAAAAATGGAGAGTGATTTGACTATAACCCAGAAATTTTAAACAAAGCTTTTTTTGAAGTTAAACATAATAAGTTAAATTTTGAAGTAAATAGAACAAAAGATTTTTCACTTAGAGAAGAGCAAAAAGAAGCTATAAGAGTCACAAAAAATTATTTTTTGAAAAATGCAAATGAAAAATATTGTAAATTTTTATGAAATGCCAAAATGAGATTTGGCAAGACTTTTACTGCTTACAAGTTTATTCAAGAAATGGAATATAAAAATGTTTTAATTGTTTCATTTAAACCTACAGTAAAAACAGCATGAAGAGAAGATTTGCAATCACATATTGATTTTGAAAATTATATTTTTATAAATAATCTAGATAAAGATGAAACATTTAAAACTTTGCAAAAAAATTCAGGAAAAAATATAGTTTGTTTCAGTTCATTTCAAGATTTACTTGGAAAAAATAAGTATGGTGGAATAAAAGTGAAAAATCAGTGAATTCACAATAACAAATGAGACTTGATAATTATAGATGAATATCATTTTGGTGCTTGAAGAGAAAGATCAAAGGATTTATTTAATGAGAAAGATGACGACTTTTACAACTCAATAGAAATAATGGATGCATTAGGCATTGAACAATTCCCTATTAAATCCAAAAGATATTTATACTTATCCGGAACACCATTTAGGGCTATTAGTAATGGTGAGTTTTTGGAAGATCAAATTTTTAATTGAACTTATACAGATGAGCAAAGTAAAAAAGAGCAATATAAGAATGATGAAAATAACCCTTATAGATGTATGCCTAAAATGATTATGTTAACTTATAAATTACCTGATAATCTAAGAGAGGTTGCATTGAAAGGGGAGTTTGATGAATTTAGTTTAAATGAATTTTTTAGTGCAAAATTTAATGAGAGAAATAAAAAATATGAGTTTATTCATGGTGACCAAGTAAATCAATTTTTAAATTTTTTAACTGGAAAACACACAATATACCTAAATGAAAGATTAAAGGCAAGAGATAAGCAAGCACCAATGCCTTTCTTAGATGAAATATTGCTTAATAATTTGTCTCATACTTTTTGACTACTACCTAATGTTGCATCTTGTTATGCAATGTATGATTTATTGAGAGAAACCATAGAATTTAAAAAATACAAAATAATATTAGCGGCTGGTGGAAAATCAAAAAGTGGTGAAAGTTTAATTGAAGAAATACATAAAAACATGGAAAACCCCATTGAAACAAAAACTATAACTCTTTCATGTCAAAAATTAACTACAGGTGTAACTATAAGACCATGATCAGGTATTTTTATGCTTAGAAGTCTGAAATCTCCTGAAACATATTTTCAAGCTGCTTTTAGAGTTCAAAATTCTTGAACTTTCAAAGATGATTATAATGAAGTTTCAAAAGAGGAAAATTATAAAAAAGAATGTTATATTTTTGACTTTGATCCAAATAGAGCATTAAAACAAGTAGTTGAATATAGTCAAAATCTAAATACTAGTAATAAGGTATCTACTGAATCAAAGGTAAAAGATTTTATAAAATTTTTACCAATTCTAGCATATTCTTCAGACACTAATATAATGGAGGAAGTTGATGCAGTAAAAATTTTAGATTATACAATAACTAATATTACTTACAATATGCTTGTTAGAAAATGGGAATCAGCAATGCTGGTGAATGTTGATAATGATACATTAAAAAGAATTGTGTCTAATAAACAGGCTTTAGATATTCTATCCAAATTAGAAGATTTTAGAAATTTGAACAAAGACATATCTATAATTATTTCTAAAAGTGAACAAATAAAAAAATTAAAAACTAAATCAACTGAATCAGAACTTACAAAAGAAGAAAAAAAGTTACTTAGTAATGATAAAAAGGATGAGCAATCAAAGAGGAGAGAAGTACAAAAGAAATTAATTAAATTTGCAACTAGAATTCCTATTTTTATGTATTTAACTGATTATAGAGAAGAAACACTTAAAGATGTGATTACAGAGTTAGAACCAGATTTTTTTGAGAAAGTTACTGGTTTAACTATAAAAGATTTTGATTTTTTAGTATCTTTAAATATTTTTAATGAAAAAATTATGAATGATGCCATATGAAGTTTTAGAAGATATGAAGATTCTAGTTTGAAATATACTGGGATTTTAAAAAACAAATCAGAAAAAATAGGTTTATTTAATACAAAAATTGTTTATTATGAAGATAACTAA
- a CDS encoding Eco57I restriction-modification methylase domain-containing protein, producing the protein MNNNHNPDVLNCIANLSSDEIFTSPEIANKLLDLLPREIWKNKNIRFLDPCCKTGVFLREITKRLIKGLEEEIPNLEKRINHILLNQVFGLSITELTGFISRRTLYCSKKANNKYSICDSFKDESGNIKYLLTDHMWNKDTCKMCGASVLNYSRSEKLETHAYSFIHFENLNEVFNMKFDVIVGNPPYHLSDGGGGIGSSAIPLYNKFVEQAIKMEPRYITMIIPSRWMIGGKGLDEFRNYMLACNKISTMVDYVNSSDCFSGVDVNGGICYFLWEKHYSGKCNFVNVEDGNTNTSSRYLLNGNKDFIRFNKAVSIVEKIKNHPSFKPFSSIVSFRNPFNIPSNANLKFTNPNNLLDLTKIYGFNKGRYEKFLHQDVLIEKNIVLRDRWKIFIPKAVGDANMKKRGLFLKPIKGIINSVCTETYLAIGPFDTEKEVDFCIEYMKTKFFHFLFGMKRISQNTTKETYDFIPLLDFSKIYTDAELYTMFQFSDEEINYIENIFSNKEFVNE; encoded by the coding sequence ATGAACAATAATCATAATCCTGATGTCTTGAATTGTATTGCTAATCTTAGTAGTGATGAAATTTTTACTTCTCCAGAGATTGCAAACAAACTATTGGATTTATTACCGAGAGAAATATGAAAAAATAAAAATATAAGATTTTTGGACCCATGTTGTAAAACAGGGGTATTCCTTAGAGAAATCACAAAAAGATTAATAAAAGGCTTAGAAGAAGAGATACCGAATCTTGAAAAAAGAATTAATCATATTCTTTTAAACCAAGTGTTTGGCTTATCTATAACAGAGTTAACAGGATTTATTAGTAGAAGAACACTTTACTGTTCCAAAAAAGCCAATAATAAATATTCTATATGTGACAGTTTTAAAGATGAAAGTGGAAATATAAAATATTTGTTAACTGATCACATGTGAAATAAAGACACATGCAAAATGTGTGGAGCTAGTGTATTGAATTACTCAAGAAGTGAAAAATTAGAAACACATGCTTATAGTTTTATTCATTTTGAAAATTTGAATGAGGTGTTTAATATGAAGTTTGATGTAATAGTTGGCAATCCCCCATATCATCTTTCGGACGGGGGGGGGGGTATAGGGTCTAGTGCCATACCTTTGTACAACAAATTTGTAGAGCAAGCAATAAAAATGGAACCTAGATACATAACCATGATTATTCCATCTAGATGAATGATCGGAGGTAAAGGATTGGATGAATTTAGGAATTATATGTTAGCTTGTAATAAAATTAGCACAATGGTTGATTATGTTAATTCTTCTGATTGCTTTTCCGGTGTAGATGTAAATGGAGGGATTTGCTACTTTTTGTGAGAAAAACACTATAGTGGAAAATGCAATTTTGTAAATGTGGAAGATGGAAATACTAATACCAGTAGTAGATATTTATTAAACGGAAACAAAGATTTCATTAGATTTAATAAAGCTGTATCTATAGTTGAAAAAATTAAAAACCACCCTAGCTTCAAACCTTTTTCATCTATTGTTTCTTTTAGAAATCCTTTTAACATACCTTCTAATGCTAATTTAAAATTTACAAATCCTAATAATTTGTTAGATTTAACTAAAATTTATGGTTTCAATAAGGGGAGATATGAGAAATTTTTGCATCAAGATGTTTTAATAGAAAAAAACATTGTATTAAGAGACAGATGAAAGATATTCATTCCCAAAGCAGTTGGTGATGCAAATATGAAAAAAAGAGGACTGTTTTTAAAACCTATAAAAGGGATAATTAACAGTGTTTGCACTGAAACATATTTAGCAATAGGCCCATTTGATACTGAAAAAGAAGTGGATTTTTGTATTGAATATATGAAAACCAAATTTTTCCATTTTTTATTTGGCATGAAAAGAATTTCACAAAATACAACAAAAGAAACTTATGATTTTATTCCATTGTTAGATTTTTCAAAAATATATACTGATGCAGAACTATATACAATGTTTCAATTTTCAGATGAAGAAATAAATTATATTGAAAATATATTTTCTAATAAGGAGTTTGTAAATGAGTAA
- the msrA gene encoding peptide-methionine (S)-S-oxide reductase MsrA: MKKIYLAGGCFWGIEQYYNLNQKIISTNVGYLNSKIDNPTYKDVCNNITDAVEAVELTYDDQVISLNEIIDLLFKVIDPTSINKQGNDIGRQYRTGIYSRDSNELMAIQEKINELQNNYSKLIQTEVMLVDNYYLAEEYHQKYLEKNPNGYCHINLKAK, from the coding sequence ATTAAAAAAATATATTTAGCAGGAGGATGTTTTTGAGGAATTGAACAATATTACAATTTAAATCAAAAAATTATTTCTACAAATGTGGGATATCTAAATTCAAAAATTGATAATCCAACATACAAAGATGTTTGTAATAATATCACAGATGCAGTTGAGGCTGTTGAACTTACATATGATGATCAAGTTATTTCACTAAATGAAATTATTGATTTACTTTTCAAAGTTATAGATCCTACAAGCATTAATAAACAAGGTAATGATATTGGAAGACAATACAGAACTGGAATTTATAGTAGAGATAGTAATGAATTAATGGCTATCCAAGAAAAAATAAATGAATTACAAAACAACTATAGTAAACTAATTCAAACTGAAGTAATGCTTGTTGATAACTATTACTTAGCAGAAGAGTACCACCAAAAATATTTGGAAAAAAATCCTAATGGATATTGTCACATTAATTTAAAAGCAAAATAA
- a CDS encoding protein phosphatase 2C domain-containing protein, with protein sequence MQKFNLEKFFNNNNNFIKLRRVLYSKSDTGTRQKNEDYAYCGTNKLLDNLLIVCDGIGSCRGSEKAAEIVAKTFVNSFLKQEYLLTNVNEWFEKNIERAKFAMIDHVLRFKDHNQMCTTLVLALSVEDTFHVFWIGDSRAYLIDKKSFEQLSDDHNLLNYLIKTGTPQEEIEAKGKKIYSLMNYISINTKDKQEYDYVSFKIKKNSFVFLASDGFYNFFSDLGSLYDILSHDGNAENLSNDLVNYALNNQSNDNISFSYIGFLKD encoded by the coding sequence ATGCAAAAGTTTAATTTAGAAAAATTTTTTAATAACAACAATAATTTTATTAAGTTAAGAAGAGTTTTATATTCTAAATCTGATACTGGTACAAGACAAAAAAATGAAGATTATGCATATTGTGGAACAAATAAATTACTAGATAATTTGTTAATAGTATGTGATGGAATTGGAAGTTGTAGAGGTAGTGAAAAAGCAGCTGAAATTGTAGCTAAAACATTTGTTAATAGTTTTCTAAAACAAGAATATCTTTTAACTAATGTTAATGAATGATTTGAAAAAAATATTGAAAGAGCAAAATTTGCAATGATTGATCATGTCTTAAGATTTAAAGATCATAATCAAATGTGTACAACTTTAGTTTTAGCATTATCTGTTGAAGACACTTTCCATGTTTTTTGAATTGGTGATTCTAGGGCATACTTAATTGATAAGAAAAGTTTTGAACAATTAAGTGATGATCATAACCTACTAAATTATTTAATTAAAACAGGAACACCACAAGAAGAAATAGAGGCTAAAGGTAAAAAGATTTATTCTTTAATGAATTACATTTCAATTAACACTAAAGATAAACAAGAATATGATTATGTTTCATTTAAAATCAAAAAGAATTCTTTTGTCTTTTTAGCTTCAGATGGTTTTTATAATTTCTTTAGTGACTTAGGTTCTTTATATGACATCTTATCTCATGATGGGAATGCAGAAAACCTTTCAAATGATTTAGTGAACTATGCTTTAAATAATCAATCAAATGATAATATTTCTTTCTCATACATTGGTTTTTTAAAAGATTAA
- the rlmN gene encoding 23S rRNA (adenine(2503)-C(2))-methyltransferase RlmN: MNSIYSFTLQELKKELTKNNIKAFVAEQIFDWIYSKHVDSFDEMKNISKENIEKLKQLFSFENMVVDKLQVDKHDGTVKFLLKLEDGNFIETVIMKFNYGYSVCVTSQIGCNMACKFCASGLIRKKRNITVGEFIKQFIIAKEYVEKNFNDKLTHMVVMGIGEPFDNFENLIQFFEVIKQQKGLCISPRKITVSTCGLVEKIKEFADLKNQVNLAILLHAPNNEIRNKIMPINKVYSLDKVIEAMDYYIKVTKRRVTIEYILIKDVNDSDENAVELAKLLKGKLCYVNLIPYNKVVENNYFRSVRGKQFFDVLKKNNIQATIRLERGSSIDAACGQLRIKKILELRNAKV; this comes from the coding sequence ATGAACTCGATTTATAGTTTTACTTTACAAGAATTAAAAAAAGAACTAACAAAAAATAATATTAAAGCTTTTGTTGCTGAACAAATCTTTGATTGAATTTATTCTAAACATGTAGATTCATTTGATGAAATGAAAAATATCTCTAAAGAAAATATTGAAAAATTAAAACAGTTATTTTCTTTTGAAAATATGGTTGTAGATAAATTACAAGTTGATAAACATGATGGTACAGTTAAATTTCTATTAAAGTTAGAAGATGGTAATTTTATTGAAACTGTAATTATGAAATTTAATTATGGTTATAGTGTTTGTGTAACTTCTCAAATTGGTTGTAATATGGCTTGTAAGTTTTGTGCTTCAGGATTAATTAGAAAGAAAAGAAATATTACAGTTGGTGAATTCATTAAACAATTTATAATTGCTAAAGAATATGTTGAGAAAAACTTTAATGATAAGTTAACTCATATGGTTGTAATGGGGATTGGCGAACCATTTGATAATTTTGAAAACTTAATTCAATTTTTTGAAGTTATCAAACAACAAAAAGGATTATGTATTAGTCCTAGAAAAATCACAGTTTCAACTTGTGGATTAGTAGAAAAAATTAAAGAATTTGCAGATCTTAAAAACCAAGTAAATTTAGCAATTTTATTGCATGCTCCAAATAATGAAATCAGAAATAAGATTATGCCAATTAATAAAGTTTATTCTCTTGATAAAGTAATAGAAGCAATGGATTACTATATTAAAGTCACTAAAAGAAGAGTAACTATTGAATACATTCTAATAAAAGATGTAAATGATAGTGATGAAAATGCAGTTGAATTAGCAAAATTATTAAAGGGCAAATTGTGTTATGTTAATCTTATCCCTTATAATAAAGTAGTTGAGAATAATTATTTTAGAAGTGTCAGAGGAAAACAATTTTTTGATGTTTTGAAGAAAAATAATATTCAAGCAACTATAAGACTTGAACGTGGAAGCAGTATTGATGCAGCTTGTGGACAATTAAGAATAAAGAAAATATTGGAGCTAAGAAATGCAAAAGTTTAA
- the gmk gene encoding guanylate kinase, producing the protein MEEKNKKGKIIIISGPSGVGKKTIIDQVINNVDLNLTYSISMTTRLPREHEKNGVDYFFVSEEEFNSAIEKGELLEWAEFANNKYGTPIKNLYKLIGENKNVILEIEVQGATKVKDILNREDYISIFLIPPSIRELKRRLKIRDTETKEKIKQRIKRAKVELKLQNEYDFIILNDDAKNAADKLRHILYEKVLEKK; encoded by the coding sequence ATGGAAGAAAAAAATAAAAAAGGAAAAATAATTATTATTAGTGGTCCAAGTGGGGTTGGAAAAAAAACAATAATTGATCAAGTTATTAATAATGTTGATCTTAATTTAACATATAGTATTTCAATGACTACCAGGCTTCCAAGAGAACATGAAAAAAATGGTGTAGATTATTTCTTTGTCTCTGAAGAAGAATTTAATAGTGCAATTGAAAAAGGTGAGTTATTAGAATGAGCAGAATTTGCAAACAATAAATATGGAACACCAATTAAAAATTTATATAAGTTAATTGGTGAAAATAAAAATGTAATCTTAGAAATCGAGGTTCAAGGTGCAACCAAGGTTAAAGACATTTTAAACAGAGAAGATTATATTTCTATTTTTTTGATACCACCATCAATCAGGGAATTAAAAAGAAGATTGAAAATTAGAGATACTGAAACTAAAGAAAAAATTAAACAAAGAATTAAAAGAGCTAAAGTTGAATTAAAATTACAAAATGAATATGACTTTATCATCTTGAATGATGATGCTAAAAATGCAGCAGATAAATTAAGACATATCCTTTATGAAAAGGTACTAGAAAAGAAATAA
- the def gene encoding peptide deformylase yields the protein MFKKLDPSPKWIVYDNNPVMHKPIEDVVFPLTKEDEHVISQMLSYVDASYEGEADKYDIRAGIGIAAIQLGCPKKIIYIHLDDKNGEHKYLMANPKIIKESTSKMYLKNGEGCLSVKKDHKGLSIRKSIVWVKGIDLFTNKEIEVKATDLLAACFQHEVDHNNNKFYYNRINESDPYYVEKNWEEI from the coding sequence ATGTTTAAGAAATTAGATCCATCTCCAAAATGAATTGTCTATGATAATAACCCAGTTATGCACAAACCAATTGAAGATGTTGTGTTTCCATTAACAAAAGAAGATGAGCATGTAATTAGCCAAATGCTTAGTTATGTTGATGCTTCATATGAAGGTGAAGCTGACAAATATGACATAAGAGCAGGAATAGGAATTGCAGCAATTCAATTAGGTTGCCCAAAAAAAATTATCTACATTCATTTAGATGATAAAAATGGAGAGCACAAATATTTGATGGCTAACCCTAAAATTATTAAGGAATCAACTTCAAAAATGTATTTAAAAAATGGTGAGGGTTGTTTATCTGTAAAAAAAGATCACAAAGGGCTTTCAATAAGAAAATCAATTGTGTGAGTAAAGGGAATTGATTTATTTACTAATAAAGAAATTGAAGTCAAAGCAACAGATTTATTAGCAGCTTGTTTTCAGCATGAAGTCGATCACAACAACAACAAATTCTATTACAACAGAATTAATGAGTCAGATCCTTACTATGTAGAAAAAAATTGAGAAGAAATTTAA